CAGAAATAATATTATGCTGTAGCAATTGTTGACTATTTTTGTGttccttaaaaatttatatatttagtctTATATACTATTTaggattattttattgtaatatacaatttaaaaaaaaagatttaatttaggtcttgttttttaaaatcgaCTGATACCACAGTTTTATTTATCcacatttaaagttttaaaatttcaacattttaaatgtcttgaaaattaatgtatattctaatatatattattataatatatattaagaatgtaatattttaatcaagagATTATGAGACTTTACAATTGGGACATTATGTGTACGATATGTATACGACGTAAACAATagttattttaggaaaatagtatctgatTAGGCAAATGCTACTTGCTTTGTCAAATAGCTTTTGCCGTTCATTTGTGTTCAAACACTATTTTcctaggcaaatagcatttgaACTCAAAAATATACGATGAGAGTTATTTAACTAGGCAGataccatttttctaaaataactatttacctactatatatatatatatatacaattatggaAGAGAGACGTTAagaaatttataagtaaattgCTGCAAatatttcgagatattttgctattaaataatgatataaatttcTCAGCGTACCTGATGAGATGTTCGTGACGTGTAGTGATCTCAGCCAATCCTTTCTTAAAGCTCGACGATGATATAGATCCTTCGGCTAATTTGTCAACTAAATTGTTGAGTGCCATTCGTAGATTTATCAGCTGCGCGCATATGTGCAGTAAAAGTAACGAAATGAAAACGTCGATGCTAGAATTGATGAAACATGAGCATGCACCGGCGATAAGTTGAAATAAACAAGTAATTTCATAGTTTGGACTTTTTTGACTAttgtaaaaatagttaaaaggaTACACGAGAGTTCTTTGAGGTTGGGATATATTTCGAAAGATTTTTATAAGGTtggagtttataaaaaaagagattaagATTATCATCATCGCGTAACATGTAATACATAAGATTCGGCCACGTCTTGTTATATGTAACATTGTATTTCGTTCCTCATTGTTCTTCGAAGTCCAATCAGTCATAATTGATGTCATCAGCGTTCGAAGTGCTTTCAgattaaatatgatttatcaGTACAAAGGTATACATAAgtctttttagaaaataaaacttttatggTATTGATCCTAAAACTAAATAATACGCATTTCGATATTTAtgacttttaaaatataaacatctttctattacaataaaaatatatatcataataaaaataactaatttctacatttataataaattttttgtaataaaaataatattaaaatataataaaccttactctcttataataaaataatataataatataataataactctcttgcaataaaatagaataaatcttACTctcttacaataaaaataatatgaaaatgttaaaatttcaaaatgacaACTTACTTTTACGGTGATACCAAGTACCGAATATTTTGCATAGTGCCAACATGCAGAAGTTGGTGGTGGCGATACCTTCCACCATACGAATTACGTTTCCCCAAGCACGAATCGTATTTATCGTGGTCGGCATAATCGCGTAAAAGAGCACGATACTCATAGCGATTATAAATCTTATGCTTGGCCGGTGGAAATCACTTAATGATACAAGTGGATCGGGCCATACGCCGAATATCCGTAAACTATGGCGACTCACTCCAAAGGCATAATTAAAACCTAACACAATCAAATTTCTTATGAAGAATATATTATtgccaatttaaagaaatattattattttacattattttctacTTGTGTTTAATTTGCTAGGagtaatcatttatttattcatttatttattaaattgcaaaacCATTGAATGTttcacaaatgtttttttagttATCATTTTGTAAGTATTATCAACACTCGCAATAAAATTCccattatttgaataatttttttattgggtGCTTGAATGACTGCGGCAGCTCATAATTTTTTCGGTGCACCTTTGCGTCTTTTGTCTTTCACATCGTAATCATGATTACTTTTCTTGAAACCACTCTTTACAAAacgtttgattattttatacatatttcttcTTCGTGAGATTTTTATTGAGCCTGTCTTCTTCTCTTTCTGTTTGAATTCCAACGATCTCGCTTACAGGTCCTGaatctttcatttttaaatgtgtGCTTAATTCTAACTTAATTTTACACATAAGACCTGCCGATTTAGTAGCCAAAAGTAAATTGTCCACGTAAACAACGactattacattataattatcaattttttcagTATAAACGCAAGGCTTTACTTTAGTTTCATTTAAtccaatttgttttattataatttttggttGAGTTTATGTTGCCATGCGCGGTCAGACTGCTTTAATCCATAAATAGGACGAGGTAGAGAGATgacatactttatttttattatctacaaACATTTCGGCTTGCTCCATATACGCCGTTTCTATCAAATCGCTTTGATTATATGCTATAGTTGCATCCATTTGATGTACATGATAACGCGTCTCTACACTTATTGTTAAAAGAGTTCTTCTAATCGTTTGTATTCGCGCAACTGGAGCATATACTTCAATGCCTTTTTGTTCGCAACGGCGCGCGACTAACCTCGTTATCTATTTCTccattttgaaactttttttatatgaaaagctCATTTAGACGAAATGACTCTCATATCTGGTGTTCtatctaaatttattaagtCTCGTGTATTACATTCTAATAATGAATTGTATTCGCTTCTCATCGCAACTAGCCTCTCAAATACGTCCTCTATTATCTCCGGATCATTATCTGAAGTATTTAGTGCAACATTCACTATTATATGATATTGCTTTTGGGACGCTCTGGAGTACCTGTTCGAATTACTTTAGGTCTACCTCGAGTCTTTTTAATATCGTCGACCGTTAATTCACTCGTCTTTAACGAATTGCTTATATTTTGGATTTAAACTTTCTCCTAAATTTTCCGGTTCACTTTTTTCTTCCTCAATTACGAGTTTCTCATCATGTACGCTACCTAATATTTCTGTCTCTCTTTCGTGATCTGTGTttgacaataattatataagtttatgtCTATAAACTCTactctatttttatttagatcttCAGTAAAACGAACGTCTcgattcttaataatttttgtgatcCCAGAGATCCATAATCTGTACGCTATTTAACTGATAATTAATTGCGTCTTAATGCCTTGATTTTCTAAGTAATGTTCGAATTCTTTACTAACATATTCTTTGGTATTATCACtacgtaattttattatcttttgaccaatttctcttTCGACTCGCAATTAATACTTTACAAATTCTGTTAAAATGTCACTGCAttctaaaaatacaatttcCACGTACTGCATTTTATCATCGATAAACGTTGCAAAATAACATGTTCCCTCATTTGACTTTTCATCTA
The window above is part of the Solenopsis invicta isolate M01_SB chromosome 8, UNIL_Sinv_3.0, whole genome shotgun sequence genome. Proteins encoded here:
- the LOC105208018 gene encoding odorant receptor 13a-like isoform X2, with the protein product MNDNKGFNYAFGVSRHSLRIFGVWPDPLVSLSDFHRPSIRFIIAMSIVLFYAIMPTTINTIRAWGNVIRMVEGIATTNFCMLALCKIFGTWYHRKTLRTLMTSIMTDWTSKNNEERNTMLHITRRGRILCITCYAMMIILISFFINSNLIKIFRNISQPQRTLVYPFNYFYNSQKSPNYEITCLFQLIAGACSCFINSSIDVFISLLLLHICAQLINLRMALNNLVDKLAEGSISSSSFKKGLAEITTRHEHLIRNTKIVNNCYSIILFLHMFATTFQLCFKSFQFFTIIIRHLDVPIITKIYALLYFIYELMHLYIYCYSAERLLTESVNMMHGAYECKWYDLPSKDAKNLIFMIRRSAIPFRLKAGKFGTFSIEMFGNTVKTSMGYLSLLLTLMER
- the LOC105208018 gene encoding odorant receptor 22c-like isoform X1; protein product: MNDNKGFNYAFGVSRHSLRIFGVWPDPLVSLSDFHRPSIRFIIAMSIVLFYAIMPTTINTIRAWGNVIRMVEGIATTNFCMLALCKIFGTWYHRKTLRTLMTSIMTDWTSKNNEERNTMLHITRRGRILCITCYAMMIILISFFINSNLIKIFRNISQPQRTLVYPFNYFYNSQKSPNYEITCLFQLIAGACSCFINSSIDVFISLLLLHICAQLINLRMALNNLVDKLAEGSISSSSFKKGLAEITTRHEHLIRNTKIVNNCYSIILFLHMFATTFQLCFKSFQFFTIIIRHLDVPIITKIYALLYFIYELMHLYIYCYSAERLLTESVNMMHGAYECKWYDLPSKDAKNLIFMIRRSAIPFRLKAGKFGTFSIEMFGNVRYLKRKYSIFHTYYKTKYLIFNIQQRE